One segment of uncultured Propionivibrio sp. DNA contains the following:
- a CDS encoding acetyl-CoA carboxylase biotin carboxyl carrier protein subunit, with translation MRRYTLNIGNREFVVDVQETDFDQFEVQVGGEAYVVTLAEDQAVGGVAIAPAAAAPAPAPKAAPAAAPAAAAAPAAAAPAAAAPKKQPAGGGGKGALKAPMPGVILEVNVKAGDKVARGQQVAILDAMKMHNVIGAPRDGVIGEVCVAAGQSVGHGDVIVTFKED, from the coding sequence ATGCGACGCTATACATTGAATATTGGCAACAGGGAATTTGTCGTTGACGTTCAGGAAACGGACTTCGACCAGTTCGAGGTCCAGGTTGGAGGCGAGGCGTACGTTGTGACGCTGGCTGAAGACCAGGCGGTGGGTGGCGTGGCGATTGCGCCGGCTGCTGCTGCGCCGGCACCGGCGCCGAAGGCTGCCCCGGCTGCTGCTCCGGCGGCTGCGGCTGCGCCTGCTGCTGCGGCTCCGGCTGCGGCTGCGCCGAAGAAGCAACCGGCGGGTGGTGGCGGCAAGGGCGCGCTGAAGGCGCCGATGCCTGGCGTGATTCTGGAAGTGAATGTCAAGGCTGGCGACAAGGTTGCACGTGGTCAGCAAGTGGCGATTCTGGACGCGATGAAGATGCACAACGTGATTGGTGCGCCGCGTGACGGCGTTATCGGTGAAGTGTGCGTGGCGGCGGGACAAAGTGTCGGTCACGGCGACGTGATCGTCACCTTCAAGGAGGACTGA
- a CDS encoding biotin/lipoyl-containing protein, whose amino-acid sequence MRRYTVNIGSKEYVLDVEATDFDQFEVHVGGQAYVVTLSEDQAGGATIVPAAAPAPKAAPVAAPAAAPAAAAAPAAAAPKKQPAGGGGKGALKAPMPGVILEVNVKAGDKVARGQQVAILDAMKMHNVIGAPRDGVIGEVCVAAGQSVGHGDVIVTFKED is encoded by the coding sequence ATGCGACGCTACACAGTAAATATTGGCAGCAAGGAATATGTCCTTGACGTTGAGGCGACCGACTTCGATCAGTTCGAAGTGCATGTGGGCGGACAGGCCTATGTGGTGACGCTGAGCGAAGACCAGGCGGGCGGGGCGACGATTGTGCCGGCGGCAGCGCCTGCACCCAAGGCTGCTCCGGTTGCCGCTCCGGCGGCTGCGCCTGCTGCGGCTGCTGCCCCGGCTGCTGCTGCGCCGAAGAAGCAACCGGCGGGTGGTGGCGGCAAGGGCGCGCTGAAGGCACCGATGCCTGGCGTGATTCTGGAAGTGAATGTCAAGGCTGGCGACAAGGTTGCACGTGGTCAGCAAGTGGCGATTCTGGACGCGATGAAGATGCACAACGTGATTGGTGCGCCGCGTGACGGCGTTATCGGTGAAGTGTGCGTGGCGGCGGGACAAAGCGTCGGCCATGGTGACGTCATCGTCACCTTCAAGGAGGATTGA
- the meaB gene encoding methylmalonyl Co-A mutase-associated GTPase MeaB, with amino-acid sequence MDATTTPPSNALTADDQHLIDGVLAGQRRALAKTITLIESTRDDHQVRAHRVLGRLLPHSGKAIRIGISGVPGAGKSTFIEALGVWLIDQGYKLAVLAVDPSSSVSGGSILGDKTRMEQLCMRHEAFIRPSPSAGSLGGVAEKTRESMLACEAAGYDVILVETVGVGQSETTVAGMVDMFVLVQLPNAGDDLQAIKKGIVEIADLVAINKSDINPQMSAVARAQWKQALHMLRPTSPNWRPPVINVSALQKQGMDEFWKEIQNYCTAMKTSGEFEEKRKKQALAWMWSMIESGLHYRFRKNPSVHSALPEISRKVAAGEMTPGAAAHMLLDFLHES; translated from the coding sequence ATGGATGCGACCACCACCCCGCCCAGCAATGCCCTCACCGCAGACGATCAACACCTGATCGACGGCGTCCTCGCCGGCCAGCGGCGCGCACTCGCCAAGACCATCACGCTGATTGAATCCACCCGCGACGACCATCAGGTCCGCGCCCACCGGGTTCTCGGACGACTCCTGCCGCATTCCGGCAAGGCCATCCGCATCGGCATTTCGGGCGTCCCCGGTGCCGGCAAGTCGACCTTCATCGAAGCATTGGGCGTCTGGCTGATCGACCAGGGCTACAAACTCGCCGTCCTCGCGGTCGACCCTTCGTCGTCGGTTTCGGGCGGCTCGATTCTCGGCGACAAGACACGCATGGAACAGCTGTGCATGCGTCACGAAGCTTTCATCCGCCCCAGCCCCTCGGCCGGATCGCTCGGCGGCGTGGCTGAAAAGACGCGCGAATCGATGCTGGCCTGTGAAGCCGCCGGCTACGACGTCATCCTCGTCGAGACTGTCGGTGTTGGCCAGAGCGAGACGACGGTGGCCGGCATGGTCGACATGTTCGTGCTGGTGCAGTTGCCGAATGCCGGCGACGACCTGCAGGCGATCAAGAAGGGTATCGTCGAAATCGCCGACCTCGTCGCCATCAACAAGAGCGACATCAACCCGCAGATGTCGGCCGTCGCCCGCGCCCAGTGGAAGCAGGCGCTGCACATGCTGCGCCCGACCTCGCCGAACTGGCGCCCGCCGGTCATCAACGTCAGCGCGCTGCAGAAGCAGGGCATGGACGAGTTCTGGAAGGAAATCCAGAACTATTGCACGGCCATGAAGACCTCCGGAGAATTCGAGGAAAAGCGCAAGAAACAGGCACTCGCCTGGATGTGGAGCATGATCGAGTCGGGTCTGCATTACCGTTTCCGCAAAAACCCTTCGGTCCACTCGGCCCTGCCCGAGATTTCGCGCAAGGTTGCCGCCGGCGAAATGACGCCGGGCGCCGCCGCCCACATGCTGCTCGATTTCCTGCACGAAAGCTGA
- a CDS encoding RNA-binding S4 domain-containing protein, whose product MSAESTSASLRIDKWLWTTRFFKTRSLATAAIDAGHVRLNGAAVKPAREVRPGDTIDLSIGHQRWSIVVHAIATTRGPASAAQQLYRETEQSAQRRATEQEARRLAPAPGSERGERPTKRDRRQIHRFTDNT is encoded by the coding sequence TTGAGCGCAGAATCCACGTCGGCCAGCCTGCGGATCGATAAATGGCTGTGGACCACACGTTTTTTCAAGACGCGTTCGCTCGCCACGGCCGCCATCGATGCCGGCCATGTCCGGCTCAACGGCGCGGCGGTCAAACCGGCGCGTGAAGTGCGCCCCGGCGACACCATTGATCTCAGCATCGGTCACCAGCGCTGGAGCATCGTGGTTCACGCCATTGCCACGACACGCGGACCGGCCAGCGCCGCCCAGCAGCTTTACCGGGAAACCGAGCAAAGCGCGCAACGGCGTGCGACCGAGCAGGAAGCGCGACGACTCGCCCCGGCGCCAGGCAGCGAGCGCGGCGAGCGCCCGACCAAGCGCGACCGCCGCCAGATCCACCGCTTCACCGACAACACCTGA
- a CDS encoding sodium ion-translocating decarboxylase subunit beta: MIDQETIGLLMKGVNGVTWQSLVMIGVSFVLFYLAIVKDYEPLLLLPIGAGCLLANLPLSPLIAEDGMLKILYEMGVGNEMFPLLVFIGIGALTDFGPLLENPKFVLLGAAGQFGIFLTLILALILGFTQKEAASIGIIGAIDGPTSIYVSGILAPHMLGPITVAAYSYMSLVPIIMPPVIYALTTKHERAIRMPYASRKISTRTRIMFPIIVTVMVGILVPFATPLIGMLMLGNLMKESGAVERLTKASSNEIANTVTLFLGLAVGGTMVGTDFLKYSTLFILGLGLLAFGVDCAAGVIFAKILNVLTGGKVNPIIGAAGISAFPMAARVCQRVAQDEDFENFLLMHAMGANAAGQVASVVAGGVVLALMGAGG, from the coding sequence ATGATCGATCAAGAAACGATCGGCCTGCTCATGAAAGGCGTCAATGGCGTCACATGGCAGTCGCTGGTCATGATCGGCGTGTCGTTTGTCCTGTTCTATCTTGCGATCGTCAAGGACTACGAACCGCTGCTGCTGCTGCCGATTGGCGCGGGCTGTCTGCTCGCCAACCTGCCGCTGTCGCCGTTGATTGCCGAAGACGGGATGCTGAAGATTCTGTACGAGATGGGCGTGGGCAACGAAATGTTCCCGCTGCTGGTCTTCATCGGGATTGGTGCGCTGACCGACTTTGGACCGCTGCTGGAGAACCCGAAGTTCGTGCTGCTGGGTGCTGCGGGTCAGTTCGGGATCTTCCTGACGCTGATTCTGGCGCTGATTCTGGGCTTCACGCAGAAGGAAGCGGCCTCGATCGGTATCATTGGCGCGATTGACGGACCGACGTCGATCTACGTGTCGGGCATTCTTGCACCGCATATGCTTGGGCCAATCACGGTGGCTGCGTACAGCTACATGTCGCTGGTTCCGATCATCATGCCGCCGGTGATTTACGCGCTGACGACGAAGCATGAGCGTGCGATCCGCATGCCGTATGCGTCGCGCAAGATCAGCACGCGGACGCGGATCATGTTCCCGATCATCGTGACGGTGATGGTGGGTATCCTGGTGCCGTTTGCGACGCCGCTGATCGGCATGCTGATGCTGGGCAACCTGATGAAGGAATCGGGTGCGGTGGAACGTCTGACGAAGGCCTCGTCGAACGAGATCGCGAACACGGTGACCTTGTTCCTGGGTCTGGCGGTTGGCGGCACGATGGTTGGCACGGACTTCCTGAAGTACTCGACGCTGTTCATTCTGGGTCTGGGTCTTCTGGCGTTCGGTGTTGACTGTGCGGCCGGGGTGATCTTCGCGAAGATCCTGAACGTTCTGACGGGCGGCAAGGTGAACCCGATCATCGGCGCGGCGGGTATCAGCGCGTTCCCGATGGCGGCGCGGGTTTGCCAGCGCGTGGCGCAGGACGAGGACTTCGAGAACTTCCTGCTGATGCACGCGATGGGTGCGAACGCTGCGGGTCAGGTGGCCTCCGTGGTTGCCGGCGGTGTGGTGCTGGCGCTGATGGGTGCTGGCGGCTAA
- a CDS encoding AEC family transporter — MDLFIRIIGIITPVLVVSAIGFGYGRIAKPDMRWVNRLSVDVLFPALIFSAMAAKDFHIVEYLPLLLGSIIMLFGSGLIAWGVARLLKYSVPAFVPAMVFSNVANMGLPLTLFAFGADLLPAAVSIFMIFSLIHFTLGIRICAPGTDIRGTLKSPMLWAMILGVLMSLAGLALPDWLASSLRMIGDAAIPLGLFALGVGFSTFRVSNWSIGIVGAVLCPISSLLIAWPLTKLLPLTPPMQGLLILYAALPPAVMNYIFAERYGQDPGLVSAIVVVGNIASLIFVPLALYIAL; from the coding sequence ATGGATCTCTTCATTCGCATCATCGGTATCATCACGCCGGTACTTGTCGTCTCCGCCATCGGTTTCGGTTATGGCCGCATCGCCAAGCCGGACATGCGCTGGGTCAATCGCCTGTCGGTCGACGTCCTCTTTCCGGCGCTGATCTTTTCGGCGATGGCCGCCAAGGACTTCCATATCGTCGAATACCTGCCGCTGCTGCTCGGTTCGATCATCATGCTGTTCGGATCCGGCCTCATCGCCTGGGGCGTTGCCCGCCTGCTCAAATACAGCGTGCCGGCCTTCGTCCCGGCGATGGTCTTCTCCAACGTCGCCAACATGGGCCTGCCGCTGACGCTGTTCGCCTTCGGCGCCGACCTGTTGCCGGCCGCCGTATCGATCTTCATGATCTTCAGCCTGATCCACTTCACCCTCGGCATCCGCATCTGCGCGCCCGGCACCGACATTCGCGGCACACTCAAGAGCCCGATGCTCTGGGCGATGATTCTCGGCGTCCTGATGAGCCTGGCCGGCCTAGCCCTGCCCGACTGGCTCGCCAGCAGCCTGCGCATGATTGGTGACGCCGCCATTCCGCTCGGCCTGTTCGCGCTCGGCGTCGGCTTTTCGACCTTTCGCGTGTCGAACTGGAGCATCGGCATCGTTGGCGCCGTCCTCTGTCCGATTTCCAGCCTGCTGATCGCCTGGCCACTGACCAAGCTCCTGCCACTGACGCCGCCGATGCAGGGCTTGCTGATCCTGTACGCGGCGCTGCCCCCGGCAGTCATGAACTACATCTTTGCCGAGCGTTATGGACAGGATCCCGGACTGGTTTCGGCGATCGTCGTCGTCGGCAACATTGCCTCGCTCATTTTCGTGCCGCTGGCACTTTATATCGCCCTCTAG
- a CDS encoding OadG family transporter subunit, with the protein MTVLGMGLVFALLALLWVLLTLVLKLDKEEEEVHASAEADEEEADATVTAAGTAELAADLVAAITVAVAKYRAQRMPADLAAAITVAALEHRKATGPWKPAVARSFWPGTGPSRWTTEGRARARQTNNWNPWGK; encoded by the coding sequence ATGACCGTTCTCGGTATGGGACTGGTCTTCGCCCTGCTGGCGCTGTTGTGGGTTCTGCTGACGCTGGTGCTCAAGCTCGACAAGGAAGAGGAAGAAGTCCATGCGAGCGCCGAGGCCGACGAGGAGGAAGCCGATGCGACAGTAACGGCGGCGGGTACGGCGGAGCTGGCTGCCGATCTGGTGGCGGCGATTACGGTTGCCGTGGCCAAGTATCGGGCACAGCGCATGCCGGCGGATCTGGCGGCGGCGATCACGGTCGCGGCCTTGGAGCACCGCAAGGCGACCGGGCCGTGGAAGCCCGCGGTTGCGCGCTCGTTCTGGCCGGGTACCGGTCCGAGCCGGTGGACGACGGAAGGTCGGGCTCGGGCTCGGCAAACGAATAACTGGAATCCTTGGGGAAAGTAA
- a CDS encoding MFS transporter, which translates to MFKSLNTPALWIITLAAAGILMVTMGARQSLGLFLAPLNDSTGLGIAAISLAMAVGQFTWGLIQPIAGAFADRYGPAKVLACGLVTLAIGSAITPWMDSTSGLILSLGLLSAMGSGAGSFSVLIGAVSNRLPPQTRGAASGIINAGGSFGQFIFAPILQKLIQVMGWMGAMWALAAVTLAALPLVRVVAEPHAPDHHGHGAQGAGLWQSLKDAFRDRSYLLLHAGFFTCGFHIAFLVTHLPGEVNLCGLPASVASWSLAIIGAANILGSLVAGACVARYRSKYVLFWMYGSRAVLIALYLASPRTDLTFYLFAAGLGFTWLATVPPTAAIVGKLFGIRYLGTLFGMTLLSHQIGGFLGAWLGGISITRFGDYSWMWYADITLAGLAALVNLPIREAPVAAPVAQAK; encoded by the coding sequence ATGTTCAAATCGCTCAACACGCCTGCCCTCTGGATCATCACCCTTGCCGCCGCCGGCATCCTGATGGTGACGATGGGCGCGCGACAATCGCTCGGCCTTTTCCTGGCGCCGCTCAACGACAGTACCGGCCTCGGCATTGCTGCCATCAGTCTGGCGATGGCCGTCGGCCAGTTCACGTGGGGACTGATCCAGCCGATCGCCGGCGCCTTCGCTGACCGTTACGGCCCGGCCAAGGTACTCGCCTGCGGCCTCGTCACCCTGGCCATCGGCAGCGCCATCACGCCCTGGATGGACAGCACCTCGGGACTGATCCTCTCGCTCGGCCTCCTTTCGGCAATGGGCTCGGGGGCCGGCAGTTTCTCCGTTCTGATCGGCGCGGTCAGCAACCGCCTGCCACCGCAAACGCGCGGTGCCGCGTCCGGCATCATCAACGCCGGCGGCTCCTTCGGTCAGTTCATTTTCGCGCCGATCCTGCAGAAACTGATCCAGGTCATGGGCTGGATGGGGGCAATGTGGGCGCTCGCTGCCGTCACGCTGGCCGCCCTGCCGCTCGTGCGCGTGGTCGCCGAACCGCATGCGCCCGACCACCACGGTCACGGCGCCCAGGGGGCAGGACTCTGGCAGAGTCTCAAGGATGCCTTCCGCGACCGCAGTTATCTGCTGCTGCACGCCGGCTTTTTCACCTGCGGCTTCCACATCGCCTTTCTCGTGACCCACCTGCCGGGAGAAGTCAATCTGTGCGGACTGCCGGCCTCGGTCGCGAGTTGGTCGCTGGCCATCATCGGCGCCGCCAACATCCTCGGCAGCCTCGTCGCCGGTGCCTGCGTCGCCCGCTATCGCAGCAAATACGTGCTGTTCTGGATGTACGGCTCGCGCGCCGTGCTCATCGCACTCTACCTCGCTTCGCCGCGTACCGACCTGACCTTCTACCTGTTCGCAGCCGGCCTCGGCTTCACCTGGCTGGCCACCGTCCCACCGACCGCCGCCATCGTCGGCAAGTTGTTCGGCATCCGCTACCTCGGCACGCTGTTCGGGATGACGCTGCTCTCGCATCAGATCGGCGGTTTCCTCGGCGCCTGGCTTGGCGGCATCTCGATCACCCGTTTCGGCGACTATAGCTGGATGTGGTATGCCGACATCACGCTTGCCGGCCTCGCCGCGCTGGTGAACCTGCCGATCCGCGAAGCCCCGGTCGCTGCACCGGTCGCCCAGGCAAAGTAA
- the scpA gene encoding methylmalonyl-CoA mutase, producing MSNEKFSDSSNLDAWKKAASKSAPGGDIEKLNWITSEGITVKPLYTKADVADLPCTDTLPGFAPYTRGPQATMYAARPWTIRQYAGFSTATESNAFYRKALAAGGQGVSVAFDLATHRGYDSDNPRVVGDVGKAGVAIDSVEDMKILFDGIPLDKVSVSMTMNGAVLPVLAGYVVAAEEQGVSQDKLTGTIQNDILKEFMVRNTYIYPPKPSMKIIADIFGYTAQNMPKFNSISISGYHISEAGANQAIEMAFTLADGAEYVRTGIASGMDVDEFAGRLSFFWAVGMNFYLEIAKMRAARMLWHRIMSGFGAKSPKSMMLRTHSQTSGWSLTEQDPYNNVIRTTIEAMAAVFGGTQSLHTNALDEAIALPTEFSARIARNTQIIIQEETKICNVVDPWAGSYMMEKLTQDMADKAWAIIQEIDKMGGMVKAVESGWAKMQVETCAAETQALIDSGKKVIVGVNKYKLAKEAELEILDIDNHAVRESQIASIKKIRATRDAAAVQAALDALTKCAETGEGNLLDLAIKAMRLRATVGEVSDALEKIFGRFRANNQTISGIYGGVVQGQETWETIKADIEKFAAEEGRRPRIMIAKLGQDGHDRGAKVVATAYADLGFDVDVGPLFQTPEEAARLAIENDVHAVGCSSLAAGHKTLVPQLVEALKAQGANDIVVFAGGVIPAQDYDALFAGGAKAVFGPGTRIEDSARKVLEEIRKAKKA from the coding sequence ATGTCGAACGAAAAATTCTCCGATTCGTCCAATCTGGACGCTTGGAAAAAGGCTGCCAGCAAGTCTGCGCCGGGTGGCGATATTGAGAAGCTGAACTGGATCACCTCCGAGGGGATCACCGTCAAGCCGCTGTACACCAAGGCCGACGTTGCCGACCTGCCCTGCACCGACACGCTGCCTGGCTTCGCTCCCTACACCCGCGGCCCGCAAGCGACCATGTACGCTGCCCGCCCCTGGACGATCCGTCAATATGCCGGTTTCTCGACCGCCACGGAATCCAACGCGTTCTACCGCAAGGCGCTGGCCGCCGGCGGCCAAGGCGTCTCGGTCGCGTTCGACCTGGCCACGCACCGCGGTTATGACTCGGATAATCCTCGCGTCGTCGGCGACGTCGGCAAGGCCGGCGTGGCGATCGACTCCGTTGAAGACATGAAGATCCTGTTCGATGGCATCCCCCTCGACAAGGTTTCGGTTTCGATGACCATGAACGGCGCCGTGCTGCCGGTTCTGGCCGGATACGTCGTCGCCGCTGAAGAACAAGGCGTTTCGCAGGACAAGCTGACCGGCACCATTCAGAACGACATTCTGAAGGAGTTCATGGTCCGCAACACCTACATCTACCCGCCCAAGCCGTCGATGAAGATCATCGCCGACATCTTCGGCTACACCGCGCAAAACATGCCGAAGTTCAACTCGATTTCGATCTCCGGCTACCACATCTCGGAAGCCGGTGCCAACCAGGCGATCGAAATGGCCTTCACGCTGGCCGACGGTGCCGAGTATGTTCGCACCGGTATCGCTTCGGGCATGGACGTTGATGAATTCGCTGGCCGCCTGTCGTTCTTCTGGGCCGTCGGCATGAACTTCTACCTCGAAATCGCCAAGATGCGCGCTGCCCGTATGCTGTGGCATCGCATCATGAGCGGTTTCGGCGCCAAGAGCCCGAAGTCGATGATGCTCCGTACGCACAGCCAGACCTCCGGCTGGTCGCTGACCGAGCAGGATCCGTACAACAACGTGATCCGCACCACGATCGAAGCCATGGCAGCCGTTTTCGGCGGCACCCAGTCGCTGCACACCAACGCGCTCGACGAAGCGATCGCGCTGCCGACCGAATTCTCGGCACGTATCGCCCGTAACACGCAGATCATCATCCAGGAAGAAACGAAGATCTGTAACGTGGTCGATCCGTGGGCCGGTTCCTACATGATGGAAAAGCTGACGCAAGACATGGCCGACAAGGCCTGGGCCATCATTCAGGAAATCGACAAGATGGGCGGCATGGTCAAGGCCGTCGAATCGGGCTGGGCCAAGATGCAGGTCGAAACCTGCGCTGCCGAAACGCAAGCGCTCATCGACTCCGGCAAGAAGGTCATCGTCGGCGTCAACAAGTACAAGCTGGCCAAGGAAGCCGAACTCGAAATCCTCGACATCGACAACCACGCCGTGCGTGAGTCGCAGATCGCCAGCATCAAGAAGATCCGCGCCACCCGCGACGCTGCCGCTGTTCAAGCCGCTCTCGACGCACTGACCAAGTGTGCCGAAACCGGCGAAGGCAACCTGCTGGATCTCGCCATCAAGGCCATGCGTCTGCGCGCTACGGTCGGCGAAGTGTCGGATGCGCTCGAGAAGATCTTCGGCCGCTTCCGCGCCAACAACCAGACCATTTCCGGCATCTACGGAGGCGTTGTGCAAGGACAGGAAACCTGGGAAACGATCAAGGCCGACATCGAGAAGTTCGCTGCCGAAGAAGGCCGTCGCCCCCGCATCATGATCGCCAAGCTCGGTCAGGACGGTCACGACCGCGGCGCCAAGGTGGTTGCGACGGCTTACGCTGACCTCGGATTCGACGTCGACGTCGGCCCGCTGTTCCAGACGCCGGAAGAAGCTGCCCGTCTGGCCATCGAAAACGATGTGCACGCCGTTGGCTGCTCGTCGCTGGCCGCCGGTCACAAGACCCTGGTGCCGCAACTCGTCGAAGCGCTCAAGGCTCAAGGCGCTAACGACATCGTCGTCTTCGCCGGTGGCGTTATCCCGGCCCAGGACTACGATGCCCTGTTCGCCGGTGGTGCCAAGGCCGTCTTTGGCCCGGGTACGCGTATCGAAGACTCGGCCCGCAAGGTGCTCGAAGAGATCCGCAAGGCCAAGAAGGCTTAA